One Pristiophorus japonicus isolate sPriJap1 chromosome 19, sPriJap1.hap1, whole genome shotgun sequence genomic window carries:
- the LOC139229882 gene encoding zinc finger protein 436-like — protein sequence MEAEGTIHSGERAFTCSECGKGFTTSSYLLIHQRVHTGERPFTCSECGKGFTRSSHLLRHQRVHTGERPFTCSECGKGFTTSSYLLTHQRVHTGERPFTCFECGKGFTQSSDLLRHQGVHTGERPFTCSECGKGFTRSSYLLTHQRVHTGERPFTCSECGKGFTQSSDLLTHQRVHTGERPFTCSECGKEFTRLSKLLRHQRVHTGERPFKCSDCGKSFKSKQHLLTHQRVHTGERPFKCSDCEKCFKSKQHLRTHQRVHTGARPFTCSECGKGFTLSSHLLTHQLVHTGERPFTCSDCGKGFTRSSHLMRHQRVHK from the coding sequence atggaagcagaaggcaccattcacagtggggagagggcattcacctgctctgagtgtgggaagggatttactacaTCATCTTACCTGCTgattcaccagcgagttcacactggggagaggccattcacctgctctgagtgtgggaagggattcactcggtcatcccacctactgaggcaccagcgagttcacaccggggagagaccgttcacctgctctgagtgtgggaagggattcactacatcatcctacctgctgacacaccagcgagttcacactggggagaggccattcacctgctttgagtgtgggaagggattcactcagtcatctgatctgctgagacaccagggagttcatactggggagaggccattcacctgctctgagtgtgggaagggcttcactcgatcatcctacctgctgacacaccagcgagttcacactggggagaggccgttcacctgctctgagtgtgggaagggattcactcagtcatctgacctgctgacacaccagcgagttcacactggggagaggccgttcacctgctctgagtgtgggaaggaattcactcggTTATCCAaactgctgagacatcagcgagttcacactggggagagaccttttaaatgttctgactgtggaaagagttttaaaagcaaacagcacctgctgacacaccagcgagttcatactggggagagaccgtttaaatgttctgactgcgaGAAGtgttttaaaagcaaacagcacctgcggacacaccagcgagttcacaccggggcgaggccgttcacctgctctgaatgtgggaagggattcactctgtcatcccacctgctgacacaccagctggttcacactggggagaggccgttcacctgctccgactgtgggaagggattcactcggtcatcccatctgatgagacaccagcgagttcacaagtga